TTGGCACGCCAAAACAGTTACCGTAATGACTAATACCATGTACAACGCCTGCTAATAGATGTTGCGTTTTACCATCCTTTAAATTTCCAAAACGTAAAGAATTTAACGCAGCAATTGGACGGGCTCCCATTGTGAAAATATCACGGTGAATACCACCCACGCCCGTTGCAGCACCTTGAAATGGCTCAATAGCAGAGGGGTGATTATGTGATTCAATTTTAAAAACAACACCAAAGCCATCACCAATATCCATTAAACCTGCATTCTCTTCGCCGGCCTTTACCAGCATTCTGCCACCTTCACGAGGTAAGGTCTTTAACCACTTAATTGAGTTCTTGTAACTGCAGTGCTCACTCCACATTCCGGAAAAAGCACATAACTCATTGAAATTAGGAGTGCGGCCGAGTTTCTTTTTAATTAACTCGAACTCTTCTTCTGTTAGGCGAAGCTGCTGGGCTGTTTTTGCTGTAATTTCCATGATTGATTAGAAAGCGGCAAAGCTACAATGCCTTCGATTGCATACCTATTTTTTTATTCAAAGCTTGTGGATAATAATTTCTATTTTGCGCAGATTAAACTCTCATATTGATTGGACCACCTGTTGTTTGTAGCTTATTTACTGCTTTTTGCATGGCTGGTAACAAAGATTGACTTCTTTATTAAATCAGGATTAAATTCCACTCAGCTTATCATCCTATTTCTGCTTAAAGTTATTGCTGGTATCTTTTACGGATGGCTTGGCGTTTATTATGGCCAACAGCTGCAGATGGTAGATACCTGGTATTTTCACTATAATGGTCTTAAACAATATCAACTTCTTTTAAACCATCCATTGGATTTCATTACCAGTCTGTTTCACACCAATTATGATGAGGGGTTTTCAAAGTTTTTAGATAGTAAAGACTCCTGGTGGAACGATGTTAAGTATCTTTTCTTTGATAAGTTGCTGGCAGTTTTCAATCTATTCAGCCTTGGCAATTATTATATCAATGTCATTTTCTATTCCTTTTTAACCTTTTTTGGCCCTATAGCCCTTTATAGGGTTATGAAAAACGTTTTTCCCGCTAAAGAGCAGAGCCTACAAATCGCTATATTCCTAATCCCTTCCTTTTTGTTCTGGAATAGTGGACTTCATAAGGATGGGCTTGTTTTCTTAAGTTTTGCGCTGATTTGCTATCATGTATATTTGGGGTTAAAAGAGAAGAAGTTTTCATGGCAACGATGCGCCATCCTCCTTTTAGCCTTGTTTTTAATGATTTTACGCAGTTTTGTTTTAATCATTTTACTCCCAGCGGTTACAGCCTGGCTTATTGCACAAAAGTCAAAGTACAAACCTGTATATGTTTTTGGAGCCACCTACTTTATCTGTATCCTGTTCTTTTTTACAGCTCACTATCTCTTACCCAATGTTAATTTAATGGAAGCTGTTGCGGTCAGGCAACAAGAGTTTTTAGACTTACATGGTAATTCGAGCATAAAAGTTCATCCATTAGAACCCAGTTTTTGGGGTTTTATTAAAAATGCTCCGCAATCAGTTGCCCTAACAGTATTACGCCCCTATCCTACCGATGTACACCATTTCTTTTCCCTCATTTCTTGTATTGAAACACTGCTCTTCCTGTTCTTATATATAATATTCTTCTTGTTTAAAAGAAAGGATATTCATCTTACCCCCTTTCTTCTTTTTTGTTTAACTCTATCAATTACCATGTTTTTAATGATAGGCTATACAGTAAATATTTTAGGGGCAATAGTCCGCTATAGAAGCATCGCCCTACCTTTTTTACTATCGCCGATCATTGCTATGACGGATTGGAAAAGAGTGAAAACATTCATTTATATTAAATTATTTAATAACATATAGTTTTAGAGTAAACTCTTCCGTATTCATCACATCACTTCTGATTTTTTTGACATTTTTTCTACATTAAGCGACACATTTTAGAGTTTTATCGTTTTTTTTATCACTTTTATGCTTCATCTTCTTTTTCTTTGTTGAAAATTTACTTTATGTCGCTTCGCTTTAACGCTTTACAAAACCTCTTTCACTCGGCTCCTTTAGTACAGGACCATCCTACTAAGATTACAGCCATTTTTGCAGAGAACGTTTTTACTCATGAAGTAGCCCGACAATTTTTAAGTGATGAAGCTTACAAAAGCCTAATGGGCTCTATCAAAGCCGGTCAGAAGATTGATCGCGTTATGGCGAATCAAATTGCCAATGGAATTCGCGCCTGGGCCGAAAGCAAAGGTGTTAGCCATTTTACACACTGGTTTCAACCATTGACTGGAACTACGGCAGAAAAACACGATTCATTCTTTACTGTAAAGAGTGATGGTACAGCCATTGAGCAGTTTGAAGGCGACGCTTTGATCCAACAAGAGCCAGATGCTTCCTCTTTCCCAAGTGGTGGTTTACGCGCTACTTTTGAAGCTCGTGGATATACAGCCTGGGATCCTTCTTCTCCTGCTTTTATTATGGATATGGGATTAGGCAAAACCCTATGTATCCCCACTATCTTCGTTTCGTATACTGGAGAATCTTTAGATTACAAAGCCCCTCTTTTAAAGGCCTTAGACGCTGTAAACCGCGCTGCGGTTGACGTTTGTAATTACTTTGATAAAAATGTAACCCGCGTTACACCTACCCTAGGCTGGGAGCAAGAATATTTTGTGGTTGATGAGGGGTTGTACAATGCCCGTCCAGACCTGGTTATGTGTGGCAGAACGGTTTATGGCCATAGTCCTGCAAAGGGTCAACAATTAGAAGACCACTACTTTGGCTCTATTCCAGAGCGTGTTTATGCGTTCATGCGTGATTTTGAAAAAGAATCTTATCGCTTAGGTATTCCACTGCGCACTCGTCACAATGAGGTTGCACCTTCTCAATTTGAGTGCGCTCCTATTTTTGAAGAAGCCAATATAGCAGTTGATCACAACACGCTTTTGATGGATATCATGACCCGTGTTGCTGAACGTCACAAACTAAAGGTACTTCTTCATGAAAAACCATTTGCCGGTATCAACGGTAGTGGTAAACACAACAACTGGAGTTTGGCTACTGATACTGGTGTTAACTTATTAGCGCCAGGTAAAACGCCAAAAACCAACTTAATGTTCCTAGCTTTCTTTGTAAATGCTATTAAAGCTGTACACGATTATAATGATTTGCTAAGAGCTGCTATTGCATCTGCTACAAATGACTATCGTTTAGGAGCTAATGAAGCGCCGCCTGCTATCATTTCTGTTTTCATCGGTCAATATTTATTTAAAGTATTAGAAGATGTAAAACAAAGAGTTGGTGATAAGTTTGACGAGCAAGATGAGAGCATGTTGAAGATGGATATCTATAAGAGTATTCCTGAATTGTTCATGGATAATACTGATAGAAACAGAACTTCTCCTTTTGCCTTCACCGGTAACAAATTTGAATTCCGTGCTGTAGGGTCTTCTGCTAACTGTGCTAACGCTATGACTGTATTGAATACGATCATGGCACAAACACTTAAGCAATTCAAACAGGAAGTGGATAGCTTGATCGAGAAAGGTGAGAAGAAGGAAATTGCCATCATGCATACGATTCGCGAATACATCGTATCCAGCGAAAAGATTTTGTTTGAAGGTGATGGTTATAGTGAAGAGTGGGAAAAAGAAGCAGAACGTCGTGGGCTACCTAACGTTAAAACTACCCCTCTTGCTTTAGATGCAATGGTAACTGAGAAAGCGAAGTATTTGTTTGAGAAGAACCGCATCTATACCCATTCAGAATTGGAAGCGCGCCATGAGATTGAACTAGAGAAATACATCAAAAAAGTTCAAATTGAAGGCCGCTTGATGGCGGAATTGGCAACAAGTCACATTTTACCAGCTGCCATTCGTTATCAAAACCTGTTAGTAAATAACATTCGTGGATTAAAAGAAGTAGGTTTACCAGAAAAGAGCTACGCTAATCAGCGTCAGATCCTGGAAGTTATTTCTGGCCACATCAATAACCTTAGCGACTTAGTAGAGCAAATGATTGAAGCACGTAAAACGTGTAACAACATGACTGATACTCGCGAAAAAGCTATTGCATATTGCGCTGATGTGAAAGAGAAATTCTTTGATCAGATTCGTTATCATGGCGACAAGTTGGAACTGTTGGTTGATGATAAGGAATGGTATTTACCAAAATACAGAGAGTTATTATTCTTACGTTAATACAAGAAAAATCCCGCTCAGTGAGCGGGATTTTTTTATTTTGAAATTGTCTTCTTCTTTTTTCGCTGAAGTGCATTTAAGAAAATGTGTTCATAGCCAATCATGAACTGCCTCCTGGAAAGCCGATAGATATCACTGCTTAGCTCAAAGCGATAACCCAAATTCAATTTACCTGTACTCTTAAAAATAAACTGAATAGAGGGCGCAAGATCAACATAATACGTCTCCCCTTCAAAGCCAAGGTTTCTTCCACCCAACAATTCAGCATACAGATTCACATTTGTCTGATCATAATCAGCATACTCCAAAGGAAACAGTAAATAGCCTGCCGATAAAGAATAGTTAAGTGCCCGATAAGCATACGAGTCTGCTTCAGCACTCTTTTTCGTCTTTTGATTCAGCACTTCCATTATACTGCCCGTACCCGAAATGGCTAACTTATTCCAAAGCTGAGTAGCTATCAACCCGGCCTGTATACCACTTTGGTCGCCCATCATATTAAGCTCATTGTGCTCTAACTGATTACGACTATAAGTAGCAGCAGCAAAAGCAGCCATCCGGAAGTGTTTGTGTACTTCATCATTAGATAAAAAGCGGTATTTACCATATACACGGGCTCCTTCCCATTTAAATTGCTCATCCTGCATGTCAGAAAAGAGAAGCCCTCCGTGAACCATCCACTTCTTATCCAATCCTAACATTACCTCAGGCATATGTCGCTGAACTATTTGACCAGAATGCAATGCGCGCTCAAACATCGAAGTCATTTTTACACTAATTGACTTAGATGGCATATTAGAAGCTGGCTCTGTGTAGGGATACAACTCTTGCGCACAGAGCTGACTGCCCACACTTAGCAAGCCAATCAAAAACAATAAATTCTTCATGATTATAAATAGCCCCTGCGGATGCAGGGGCTGCATTGAATTATATTACAACATGATAAATACGGGCTTGCTCTGCTACGTTTTCCTTGGCGCAGCAGGCTGCTGCCTTGCCAGTTTGTACGCAGGTAAGCTTTGAAGCACTACTCCACTTCTTGAACTCTTTTGCAGAAACAAAGCTTTTATCTACAATACTAAGTGTTGTAGCACCATTAAGCTGTTTGCCTGCTGCATTTAAAAAGTGAAAATATTGCCCTCCCAACTCAAAGTGCTTGTCTTTCTCAATAGTTACATTATTAAGATCAACATTCACTTTTAAGCTTGCCACAGAGAAGCCTGCATCTTGTACGGCTTTACTCAAAGCATCAAAATCTACAGCTGCACCAGACTTAAATGTCAAATTGTATTGCTGATTTTTAATATCCACTTGTACTTTTTCAACAAATGGCACGCCTTCCAAAGCCACTTTTACAGCCTTTGAGCACATAGAACAGGTTAGACCGCTGGCTTGTAGAGAAGCTTTAGAAAATTGCGCATTGGCTTGCATACCTATAAGGAAAGCAGCCAGCATAAGAATACTTTTCATATGAAAGCTGTTTTAAGGTTATGACTTTTTGCAACAAGCAGCGCCTTCTTTTCCAGCACCCGCAGTTTGAGCATCATGACTGCACTTGCCGTCTTTGCAGCAATCCATGCTTGCTGTACACTTACCATCAGCACAGCATTTCTTACATTCTTCTTTTGTGCAGGAAGTACCATCGCAACAGCTCTTCTGATCGCCTACTCTTTCATATTTACAACAATCGTGAAGTTTGTTATAAGCCTCGTCTGTAGCTTTATAATTAGGAGTATCGTATCCAACAGCAGCTATACCTTCCTGGATTTTTGCTTCGTTGGAAGATTTGCTGTTGTATTTAATAGTTAGCGATTTTGAGTCTACATTCCATTGAGCATAGGAAGCTCCGGCATTTTTTGCAGCCGTTTCAATTTTATTCTTACACATACCACATTCACCCGACACTTTAAATGTGGCAGACTTTGTTTGTGCATTTACAAGTTGAGCGAACAGAATAAACAAAGAGGAGAAAAGAACTATTTTAAGCGTTTTCATTTTTTAAATTTTTACTTGAATAAATAATATAACCTGCCTTAATAGCAAAAGCAGCCAATGACTAGATAAAACATTGTGTCTATAGTCTGAAAACGCAATTATTCAAGTAAGTATCCTGTTTAGATAGAAGAGGTGGACCATGTATTCGATCCTCCTGAGTAGAAACTGATTTTATTACAGGCAATAAAAACTCGGGAACAAAAGAAGCGGGAATTGCAGGCGCACTAAACAGGTAAATAGCTGTAGCGGACATAACCTGGTCCTGTTTCAGCTTCATAACCTTTACCTCATCGCGGCAGCAACCATGTTTTTTTTGAGTAGACATGCCGCACTTCTCACACTTCTCCTTTTCAGAAGTTCCTAGCTCCCATGAATGAAACTTGTTCATGCAGTAATGCAGGTTTACAGTAAAACCTGTGCTTACTACAAAGTACAAAGTCAATAATATGGAAGCCGCAAACCTCTTCATGAACGTAACAAAGTTATAGGAGCTTTATTATAAAGCAAACCTGATTTTTGTCAAGGATCAAGATTAAGTATCAATTAACAAAGCTCCAGAAAATCCCTAGGCGTAGCACTAAGCCAGGATAAGGGTAATCGGGTGCAGAAAAGTTTTCATTTGTGAACGTAATGCCATTTGAAAACTTAAATGCATTCAAATTTTCCGCTCTTATGTATGCCTGGAAACCACGAATGCGGAAATTGAAATAAGCATGGATATCAGGCTTGTTCTTAATAGAAGTAGTATCCTGAAATACAAACTGTCCATTGACAGGCGAATAGTTATCTGCATCAAAAGGTGTATGATAGCGAATATCAATCCCGGTAGACATAAACAGGTTTCTAAAGAAATTACCCTCAAATGCTATGCGGTTACGTGTTAAAAACAAAGGAACATTTACATCCACATTACCGGTTTTCTGCTGCAAATATGCCTCCATGTACCAGTTCACATGACGTGCAACTTTGAATGTTTTAAAAGCGCTAATACGTAATATGTTGAATAAGGCACTCTCCTGCTCTACGGTATAAAAGTTTTTATAATAGAGGTAGTTACCCATTAGAAAATAATCGCCCCCGAGACTAAGCTTCAATTTAGGGTTTGAAATGGTTGCAAAAATGTGGGAGGTATTTTCTTTATTCAACGACAATGTTGGATTAAAGTTAAAACTACTCAGCCCTTTTTGAATATACGCCGGAGATCGGTTACTGTTTTCAAAACCTACTTGTAGACTACCTAACTTGCTACTAAGCAAACGCTGCAAGCTTATATAGGCATGATAGTCGCCTTGATTGTATCCACTAACATGCAAACGTCCGGATGCTAACATATCCCATTTCTGGTTTCGGGTACGGTTGCGATACTCACCATGTAAAACGGTATTGACAAAGTTTTCTTTGTTACCGTCCTTCACCTTTCCATTTAACAATTGCAGCTCTGCCCCAAGCTTTAAAAACTGTTGCAGGTTCTTGGCATCTGGGAACGTGTAGATGGAAAAGTCATTATTTAACTCACGCCAACGGTCTTGTAAATACACTGTATCCCCTGTGTGTAATTGAATATTATAGTAGGCGGGATAATAGGTTGTATCAACTGAATAATCCTGAAATGTATAGCGGTTGCGGCGATACTGGAAAGTATGTTCAAACCGGAGGCGCGGATAAAACAACGGTATAACAGTTGAATCCGTTACAATTGAATCTTTCTTACCGAAATCATATTGCTGACGGAGCAATCCAACAAACTCGCGGTAATCATTACCTGTAACCAAGCTTACACCGAACGGAGTACGCGTATAATCTTCGTTTTGAGGGCCAAACTTGGTAGGAATTGAAATCCGTTCTTCAAACACAGGATCATCCATATAGTTCCTGTCATTACGAATGCCACCATTTTCAGCTACCTGTAGCTTATTACCAATTAAGGCAACATAATTATTGTAACGCTTATTGGGTGATTGATACCAGGAAGTAAAGAGATAATTATTGTGATTCGAACGTTGGTTTTTCAAATACCCGGGACTATTGATCAATCGATAGTGCAATCCAATATTCCAGTAAGGTTTAAAGTTTTGCGTATGATGTACTTGAATGATTTGCTGCGTTTTGCTTCCTAATAAATAGGCCAGCTCTGTATAAGGCCGGGTAGTATTAAAAAACTGAATCTTATCTGCTGTCCATTTATATAAATCCAAAGCATGAAACCCGGGATCAAAACCAGTACGAATAATTGGAGCAAATAAAATGGAATGGGCCGCTGTACCCGTATTACCTAAATAATTATAAGTAGTGGGAACCGGAAATCGTCGATAAAAATCGTTAATGGAGGAGTCCAACGAATAACTGCGTGTAGAGTCCAGATAACGGGCACTAATAGTTATACTGTCCTCAAACTTATTCCGACGTTGTAAGCTATCATTGTTTCCACCACCGCCGCCACCTTTAAAGCGGTTACCAATATCCCGAATAACGCCTTGCGCTTGTACACCAGGTGCACTAAGCAAGAGCATTAAAGCAAAAAGGAGTTGGTATATACGTTTAATCTGCACGAATTAATTGACGCTTCTTATTAGCTCACGAAATATAGTAGAGAACTTAGGTTCTGCTGCTGTTGCTGCTTCCAAAACCTCTTCATGCGTTATAATGTTATCTTCCTCACGGATACCGATATCAGTAATTACGCTCATGGCAAATACGTCCATACCCATATGTACAGCAGTTATTACCTCCTGAACGGTACTCATTCCTACCGCATCTCCACCTAGCACATGAATCATTTTATACTCAGCCCGTGTTTCAAAAGTTGGACCTGTAACACCAAAGTACACGCCTTCTTTTAATTCAATACCTTGCTCAGCAGCTATTGCTTTAGCTTTAACAATTAATTCTTTTTTATAGGGCTCGCTCATATCAGGAAAACGAGGTCCTAAGCGATCGTCATTTTTACCCAATAGAGGATTTACAATGGCCAAGGAAATATGATCATTAATGATCATTAAATCCCCTACTTTCAAACCAGGCTTAACCCCACCAGCGGCATTTGAAATCAATAATGTAGTAACACCCAATAGTTTTAAAACTCGAATGGGAAATACAACTTCCTCTGCCCGGTAGCCTTCATAAAAATGAAAGCGGCCAGCCATAGCTATTATAGGTTTATCGGCAATTGTACCAATGATCAACTTACCATGATGTCCCTCAACGGTAGACACCGGAAAGTGTGGAATATCCTCATAGGGTATTTCCTTTTCAATTACAATTTCTTTGGTAAAGTTTCCTAAGCCACTTCCCAACACCACTGCTGTTCTAATGGGTTGAGAAATCAACGGTTGTAAAAAAGCCGCGGCTGCTTGCAGTTTTGAATATGCGTCCATAAAAAGTGCCGCAAAGATAACCTTACTGTGTTAATATGGGTATTTATATAAGTCACAATATTCTTCATCACACACCAGCTTACGCCAGACGGGGTGTTGCCACACATCTTTGTAATCATACCATCGCCCATTGACCTTTATCTTGTTGTACACCAAACGTGTACCATGACTATAATCGGTATACCAATTGGCATGCCCGGTGTAGAGAGGCTGAATAGGTTTTCCATTTAACTGGTGCCAGCCATAGATAGCGACTTTATCAAGCCGATTTTCCTTAACCAGTTTCCCGGTAGTAACAATATCCTTCTTAATTCCACCTATTAAACCTTTCTGCCCTTTTCGCTGGCCTTCTATGATCAGGTGATGTTGATACATGGTGGGTGTGCTATCCCGAAAGGCAAACATAGGTACAGGTTCCAGCTTTACTTTTGCGGCTGCATAAATAGCATCGACCAGTTTTCGCGTGGGTAGAAAACAATGGAATTGATCAGCCAGTTTCTGCGCTGTTATAGGCGTAAGACAAACCCGCACCCAATCTGTATTCGTTCCCACACTCAAATAATCTGGTGTTACATATATAATAGCTTTTATCGTTTTCTGACTGGCCGTATCGAAAAGTTGTAAATGTACAGGTGTCAATTGCTGTAAGAATGAAGGCATATTTCCCTTCGAAATCTCGGCAATAACCATGGAATCTCTTTTTCGCCAATCATTGGCTGCGCCCTCTTTAAATAAAATAGTACCCGCCTTTCTATCTGAAGTTGTTTTTTGTAAAACCAGCTTAGGAGCAGACGAACATCCTATAACAATAAATCCTAAAAAAACTAACAGCCCTTTCATACTGGAAAGATCATAAAAAATATACATGAGTTGACAAAAGACAAAAAAATCAAATTAGACAAAAGCTGCCTTTCTGATTTTGCATTGACATATTCAATAAGGTGTCGAATTAAATAACCACTATACTTACCTTATTGTGCGCGGCTTTGTTTCGATATTTATGATCTTTTTCTTCCCTATAACACACATTTATCCTGTATATATCTCGTCTCTATTAGGGGCGAGATATATACGAGATATATACGAGTTATATACGGGTTATATACGGGTTATATACGAGATATTGCAGAATGAGGGCAGGCAATAAGCAGGTTACTGGCTATATGCGCAGTTTCTATTTATAAAAGGACTGTTTTATCTAACAGTGGGTCCTTTCTTAATATTGGTAATCAACCATCACTTCTTCTGCTGGCCCTCCCTCCTAAAAGCAGGACAGAAGCAGCTGAAAACCCGTCATCAGCAAACGCTTTGTTTATTCAAAATTGAGATTTGCTTATTGGCAGACTGATTCTCTTATCTTTGCCGCAAATTTTTAACATGAAGTGCAGAAAGCATTTCATCTAACCTTAATTAAATTATTTACAGATGAATTTGCACGAATACCAGGCAAAAGAACTGTTGAAGAAATACAATGTGCCTGTGCAAGAAGGATTCGCTTGTAGCACACCTCAGGAAGCCGAAGAAGCGTACCGTACCATTAAGACTACTTACGGCAGCAGCTTTGCTGTAGTAAAAGCTCAAATTCATGCGGGTGGTCGCGGTAAAGGGAAGATCCGTGAAACAGGCATCAACGGTGTGAAAGTTGCTAAATCGCTGGAAGAAGTGAGCGATTTCGCTACAAAGATCTTAGGTGGTACACTGGTAACCATTCAAACAGGCGAAGCTGGTAAAGTGGTAAATAAGATTTACGTAGCGCAGGACATGTACTATGATGGTCCAACTGAGCGTAAAGAATTCTATCTGTCTATCCTTTTAGATCGTTCTAATGGTCAGAATGTAATTATGTACAGCACAGAGGGTGGAATGGACATTGAAGAAGTGGCTCATAACACTCCTGAAAAAATATTTAAAGAGTGGGTATACCCAGGTGGTGGCTTAAACGGTTACCAGGCTCGTAAGATTGCTTTCAACCTTGGCTTGAGTGGTGAAGCATTCAAGAACATGACCAAGTTCGTTACCAACCTGTATAATGCTTATATCGGTTTGGATTGCGCTATGTTGGAAATCAACCCATTGTTTAAAGCTGCTGATGATAAGATCGTAGCAGTAGACTGTAAGATGGGACTGGACGACAACTCATTGATGCGTCACCCAGACCTGGCACAACTGCGCGATATTTCTGAAGAAGATCCTACAGAAGTAGAAGCAGGTAAATACAACCTGAACTTTGTGAAACTGGATGGTAACGTAGGTTGTATGGTAAACGGCGCTGGTTTGGCTATGGCTACAATGGATATGATCAAATTAAGTGGTGGTGAGCCAGCTAACTTCCTGGACGTAGGTGGTACAGCTAACGCTACTACTGTAGAAGCAGGTTTCCGCATTATCATGAAGGATCCTAAAGTAAAAGCAATCCTTATCAATATATTCGGTGGAATTGTACGTTGTGACCGTGTGGCACAAGGTGTAATTGACGCTTATAAAAACATGGGCAATATCGAAATTCCAATCATTGTACGTTTACAAGGTACCAATGCTGAGGAAGCCAAGAAGTTGATTGATGAGAGTGGTTTAAAAGTGCAGTCAGCTATTTTATTAAGTGAAGCAGCTGCATTGGTAAACCAAGCAGTTTCAGCAGCATAAGTTTCAACAACTGATTCTTTATAAAACCCAGCTAATCAGCTGGGTTTTCTTTTTTTCTAGTACTTGCTTCTACACTTATAGTAATAAGCAAAAAAATTCCCCTCTTAAGAGGGGAACCCAGTTTCATCAGGCGCGGACAGATTAGGTTAATTGTTGCTGGCAAAACGCCTGGTTTAGTTTTTCATAAGGATTGGAAGTTGGTTTTTCGGACTCGGATTTTTTTGGTTTTTCGGATACTTGATTAGCTTTTCATGGCTATTGGATAATGTTTCCGAGAGAAAAGTTAAAATGGTTTCCATCTTTTTATTATAGGCAGTCGACTTTGTTTATACCACTAACTGAAAGACTTAAAACCCGCTACAGGATTGCACTTAGCCATTTGAACATAGGAATTTTTATATACATATGATTAAAAATCAATGCGTTATTATTTAGAATTTATAGTCCATTTAAAACAATCATTTTACCAAGACAGTTGGTTAAAGTAACATTGCATTCATGCTTACTAATGTTCAAATCAG
This genomic interval from Flavisolibacter tropicus contains the following:
- a CDS encoding heavy-metal-associated domain-containing protein, producing the protein MKSILMLAAFLIGMQANAQFSKASLQASGLTCSMCSKAVKVALEGVPFVEKVQVDIKNQQYNLTFKSGAAVDFDALSKAVQDAGFSVASLKVNVDLNNVTIEKDKHFELGGQYFHFLNAAGKQLNGATTLSIVDKSFVSAKEFKKWSSASKLTCVQTGKAAACCAKENVAEQARIYHVVI
- a CDS encoding heavy-metal-associated domain-containing protein; translation: MKTLKIVLFSSLFILFAQLVNAQTKSATFKVSGECGMCKNKIETAAKNAGASYAQWNVDSKSLTIKYNSKSSNEAKIQEGIAAVGYDTPNYKATDEAYNKLHDCCKYERVGDQKSCCDGTSCTKEECKKCCADGKCTASMDCCKDGKCSHDAQTAGAGKEGAACCKKS
- a CDS encoding putative porin, with protein sequence MLLLSAPGVQAQGVIRDIGNRFKGGGGGGNNDSLQRRNKFEDSITISARYLDSTRSYSLDSSINDFYRRFPVPTTYNYLGNTGTAAHSILFAPIIRTGFDPGFHALDLYKWTADKIQFFNTTRPYTELAYLLGSKTQQIIQVHHTQNFKPYWNIGLHYRLINSPGYLKNQRSNHNNYLFTSWYQSPNKRYNNYVALIGNKLQVAENGGIRNDRNYMDDPVFEERISIPTKFGPQNEDYTRTPFGVSLVTGNDYREFVGLLRQQYDFGKKDSIVTDSTVIPLFYPRLRFEHTFQYRRNRYTFQDYSVDTTYYPAYYNIQLHTGDTVYLQDRWRELNNDFSIYTFPDAKNLQQFLKLGAELQLLNGKVKDGNKENFVNTVLHGEYRNRTRNQKWDMLASGRLHVSGYNQGDYHAYISLQRLLSSKLGSLQVGFENSNRSPAYIQKGLSSFNFNPTLSLNKENTSHIFATISNPKLKLSLGGDYFLMGNYLYYKNFYTVEQESALFNILRISAFKTFKVARHVNWYMEAYLQQKTGNVDVNVPLFLTRNRIAFEGNFFRNLFMSTGIDIRYHTPFDADNYSPVNGQFVFQDTTSIKNKPDIHAYFNFRIRGFQAYIRAENLNAFKFSNGITFTNENFSAPDYPYPGLVLRLGIFWSFVN
- a CDS encoding glutamine synthetase III, which encodes MSLRFNALQNLFHSAPLVQDHPTKITAIFAENVFTHEVARQFLSDEAYKSLMGSIKAGQKIDRVMANQIANGIRAWAESKGVSHFTHWFQPLTGTTAEKHDSFFTVKSDGTAIEQFEGDALIQQEPDASSFPSGGLRATFEARGYTAWDPSSPAFIMDMGLGKTLCIPTIFVSYTGESLDYKAPLLKALDAVNRAAVDVCNYFDKNVTRVTPTLGWEQEYFVVDEGLYNARPDLVMCGRTVYGHSPAKGQQLEDHYFGSIPERVYAFMRDFEKESYRLGIPLRTRHNEVAPSQFECAPIFEEANIAVDHNTLLMDIMTRVAERHKLKVLLHEKPFAGINGSGKHNNWSLATDTGVNLLAPGKTPKTNLMFLAFFVNAIKAVHDYNDLLRAAIASATNDYRLGANEAPPAIISVFIGQYLFKVLEDVKQRVGDKFDEQDESMLKMDIYKSIPELFMDNTDRNRTSPFAFTGNKFEFRAVGSSANCANAMTVLNTIMAQTLKQFKQEVDSLIEKGEKKEIAIMHTIREYIVSSEKILFEGDGYSEEWEKEAERRGLPNVKTTPLALDAMVTEKAKYLFEKNRIYTHSELEARHEIELEKYIKKVQIEGRLMAELATSHILPAAIRYQNLLVNNIRGLKEVGLPEKSYANQRQILEVISGHINNLSDLVEQMIEARKTCNNMTDTREKAIAYCADVKEKFFDQIRYHGDKLELLVDDKEWYLPKYRELLFLR
- a CDS encoding purine-nucleoside phosphorylase, producing the protein MDAYSKLQAAAAFLQPLISQPIRTAVVLGSGLGNFTKEIVIEKEIPYEDIPHFPVSTVEGHHGKLIIGTIADKPIIAMAGRFHFYEGYRAEEVVFPIRVLKLLGVTTLLISNAAGGVKPGLKVGDLMIINDHISLAIVNPLLGKNDDRLGPRFPDMSEPYKKELIVKAKAIAAEQGIELKEGVYFGVTGPTFETRAEYKMIHVLGGDAVGMSTVQEVITAVHMGMDVFAMSVITDIGIREEDNIITHEEVLEAATAAEPKFSTIFRELIRSVN
- a CDS encoding HYC_CC_PP family protein; protein product: MKRFAASILLTLYFVVSTGFTVNLHYCMNKFHSWELGTSEKEKCEKCGMSTQKKHGCCRDEVKVMKLKQDQVMSATAIYLFSAPAIPASFVPEFLLPVIKSVSTQEDRIHGPPLLSKQDTYLNNCVFRL
- the sucC gene encoding ADP-forming succinate--CoA ligase subunit beta; the encoded protein is MNLHEYQAKELLKKYNVPVQEGFACSTPQEAEEAYRTIKTTYGSSFAVVKAQIHAGGRGKGKIRETGINGVKVAKSLEEVSDFATKILGGTLVTIQTGEAGKVVNKIYVAQDMYYDGPTERKEFYLSILLDRSNGQNVIMYSTEGGMDIEEVAHNTPEKIFKEWVYPGGGLNGYQARKIAFNLGLSGEAFKNMTKFVTNLYNAYIGLDCAMLEINPLFKAADDKIVAVDCKMGLDDNSLMRHPDLAQLRDISEEDPTEVEAGKYNLNFVKLDGNVGCMVNGAGLAMATMDMIKLSGGEPANFLDVGGTANATTVEAGFRIIMKDPKVKAILINIFGGIVRCDRVAQGVIDAYKNMGNIEIPIIVRLQGTNAEEAKKLIDESGLKVQSAILLSEAAALVNQAVSAA